In Amia ocellicauda isolate fAmiCal2 chromosome 7, fAmiCal2.hap1, whole genome shotgun sequence, one genomic interval encodes:
- the LOC136752742 gene encoding NACHT, LRR and PYD domains-containing protein 12 isoform X1, whose translation MSQESQKPASAMAQRPIPLDDPCSQCQAPNRLQMLHKAALRDCSKTPSDQYSLGEQSPREVVCANQYIDLMVLSQDSPTELGTLATGKAHLEFKKDEENMELDSVGVEHFFSKDLEQQHNPKIVVAVGVAGVGKTTVVQKLTYDWASGRHYGSFAFVFPFEFRKLNLIEEEMSLATLVIKQHAHLVQDAVREALQSPESVLFLLDGLDQYHHGLDFTKTQLCSDPEKVIPMPQLVASLMSGILLKGSSVLVTTRPTAALVSLREVQVDRYLEIFGFHNHHRKAYFDRFFEDTRLADEAFRHIEKNDFLSTLCYNPSFCWIICCALKVHFSAGECPPETLTHVLASFTTSLLLSKGEPAPRDLILRLGKMAVHGIRNGTGVVSKEEMATFDIQPCHTSPVLSTFLHTEGGALCRTASFVHPTIQEFLAACSFFLHPSVNMEELLEKPQEFLDVFLVGLSTPLVRKPLETILGEFEREPLQKTQNWLKQTTQQAMQAWDKDEHLRCFHLLYHSQSESLIREVFQKPVHINASYATLSLLDCTSIAYVVSSCGNVEKLQLMGTSLTEAMTSRLTLAFSCSEKIGLAQCRLPGESCAHLASALSSGKTKHLELTYNRDCLGDTGAKLLCAGLRDPNCKLHTLLLGSCGLSEQSGEDLASALSAASSELRELELRGNALQDQGVIRLSAGLSSPNCKLQSLSLDHCELTADFGEHLASALRSAHSAVRTLQLRNNELGDSGFQGLTAALQDPNCKLEQLFVNDCSLTTASCAGLARALRSQACRLTELDLSVNDLYDQGVAQLCGALKHRGCKLEKLRLARCELTSGCCEDLALVLRYRSSRLRELELGVNPLKDEGVKVLWGALKDHRCKLEHLGVELASLTDACVDELTAALRVNRSLKYIELKNNNLTDASIPEILKVFQDSPTLQKINVRYNNFSEEALMMLDECDREIEY comes from the exons ATGTCACAg GAATCCCAAAAGCCTGCATCAGCGATGGCACAGCGGCCAATACCTTTAGATGACCCCTGCAGTCAGTGTCAGGCGCCGAACA GGCTCCAGATGCTGCACAAAGCTGCACTAAGGGACTGCAGCAAAACCCCCAGTGACCAATATAGCCTGGGGGAGCAGTCTCCCAGAGAGGTGGTCTGTGCCAACCAGTATATAGATCTAATGGTCCTGTCACAGGACTCCCCAACCGAACTGGGCACACTTGCCACTGGGAAAGCACACTTAGAGTTTAAGAAGGATGAGGAGAACATGGAGCTGGATTCGGTTGGTGTGGAGCATTTCTTCAGCAAGGATTTGGAGCAACAACACAACCCCAAGATTGTAGTGGCTGTTGGTGTGGCAGGAGTAGGCAAAACCACAGTTGTTCAAAAACTGACTTATGACTGGGCTTCTGGGAGGCATTATGGCAGCTTTGCTTTTGTGTTCCCCTTCGAGTTCCGGAAGCTTAACCTGATCGAGGAAGAGATGTCCCTCGCCACCCTCGTGATAAAGCAGCACGCGCACCTTGTCCAGGACGCTGTCAGGGAGGCCCTGCAGAGCCCCGAATCAGTATTGTTCCTATTGGACGGCCTGGACCAGTACCATCACGGGCTGGATTTCACAAAGACGCAGCTCTGCTCGGACCCAGAGAAGGTCATTCCCATGCCCCAGTTGGTCGCCAGCCTGATGTCTGGAATACTACTGAAAGGAAGTTCGGTTCTCGTCACCACTAGACCGACAGCCGCCCTGGTGTCTTTGAGGGAGGTCCAGGTTGATCGGTATCTTGAGATCTTTGGTTTCCACAATCATCACAGGAAGGCCTACTTTGACCGGTTCTTTGAGGACACTAGACTTGCAGACGAAGCTTTTCGGCACATAGAGAAGAATGACTTCCTCTCCACCTTGTGCTACAACCCCTCCTTCTGCTGGATCATCTGCTGTGCGCTGAAGGTGCATTTCAGTGCAGGAGAATGCCCTCCAGAGACTTTGACCCATGTGCTGGCCAGCTTCACCACCAGCCTCCTCCTGTCCAAGGGAGAACCTGCACCAAGGGATCTCATCCTCAGACTGGGGAAGATGGCTGTACATGGGATACGCAACGGGACAGGAGTAGTCTCGAAGGAGGAGATGGCCACCTTTGATATCCAGCCGTGTCACACCTCTCCGGTCCTTTCAACTTTCTTACACACAGAAGGAGGCGCTCTGTGCCGAACAGCATCATTTGTCCACCCTACGATACAGGAGTTCTTGGCCGCTTGCTCATTTTTTCTCCATCCATCTGTGAATATGGAAGAGCTGCTAGAAAAGCCACAGGAATTTCTCGACGTCTTCCTGGTAGGTCTTTCCACGCCTCTGGTGAGGAAGCCACTGGAGACAATCCTGGGAGAGTTTGAGCGCGAGCCACTCCAGAAGACCCAGAATTGGCTCAAGCAGACAACCCAGCAAGCAATGCAGGCCTGGGACAAGGATGAGCATCTCCGCTGCTTCCACCTGCTGTACCATAGCCAAAGCGAGAGTTTAATCAGAGAGGTATTTCAAAAGCCAGTCCACATAAACGCTTCATATGCCACGCTGAGCCTTCTGGACTGCACTAGCATTGCGTACGTCGTGAGCAGCTGCGGCAATGTGGAAAAACTGCAGCTAATGGGTACCAGCCTGACGGAGGCCATGACCAGTCGGCTCACGCTGGCATTCAGCTGCTCCGAGAAAATCGG GCTGGCGCAATGCCGTCTGCCAGGGGAGTCCTGCGCCCACCTGGCCTCAGCCCTCAGCAGCGGAAAGACCAAGCACCTGGAACTGACGTACAACAGGGACTGCCTGGGGGACACTGGGGCCAAGCTACTGTGTGCAGGACTGAGGGATCCCAACTGCAAGTTACACACACTGCT GCTGGGCAGCTGTGGCCTGTCAGAGCAGAGCGGTGAGGACCTGGCCTCTGCCCTCAGCGCCGCCTCCTCCGAGCTGCGAGAGCTGGAGCTAAGGGGCAACGcactgcaggaccagggggtcATACGGCTCAGCGCAGGACTCAGTAGCCCCAACTGCAAACTCCAGTCCCTCAG TCTGGACCACTGTGAGCTGACAGCAGACTTTGGAGAGCACCTGGCGTCAGCCCTGCGTTCAGCCCACTCGGCTGTGAGAACACTGCAGCTCAGGAACAACGAGCTGGGGGACAGCGGCTTTCAGGGGCTCACTGCGGCGCTGCAGGATCCCAACTGCAAGCTGGAGCAACTATT TGTGAACGACTGCTCACTGACGACGGCGTCCTGCGCGGGGCTGGCCAGGGCCTTGCGCTCACAGGCATGCCGGCTGACAGAGTTGGACCTGTCTGTCAACGATCTGTACGACCAGGGGGTGGCCCAGCTCTGTGGCGCACTCAAACACCGCGGTTGCAAACTGGAAAAGCTCAG GCTCGCCCGGTGTGAGCTGACCAGTGGCTGCTGTGAGGACCTGGCTTTGGTGCTGCGCTACAGGAGCTCCAGGCTGAGGGAACTGGAGCTCGGCGTGAACCCACTGAAGGATGAGGGAGTGAAGGTGCTGTGGGGGGCTCTGAAGGACCACCGATGCAAACTGGAGCACCTCGG CGTGGAGCTGGCCAGCCTGACCGATGCCTGCGTTGACGAGCTGACCGCCGCCCTGCGGGTGAACCGCTCTCTGAAGTACATCGAGCTGAAGAACAACAACCTGACGGACGCCTCCATCCCCGAGATCCTCAAGGTGTTCCAGGACAGCCCCACGCTCCAGAAAATCAA TGTACGCTACAACAACTTCAGCGAAGAGGCTCTGATGATGCTGGACGAATGCGACCGAGAGATTGAATACTGA
- the LOC136752742 gene encoding NACHT, LRR and PYD domains-containing protein 12 isoform X2, which produces MLHKAALRDCSKTPSDQYSLGEQSPREVVCANQYIDLMVLSQDSPTELGTLATGKAHLEFKKDEENMELDSVGVEHFFSKDLEQQHNPKIVVAVGVAGVGKTTVVQKLTYDWASGRHYGSFAFVFPFEFRKLNLIEEEMSLATLVIKQHAHLVQDAVREALQSPESVLFLLDGLDQYHHGLDFTKTQLCSDPEKVIPMPQLVASLMSGILLKGSSVLVTTRPTAALVSLREVQVDRYLEIFGFHNHHRKAYFDRFFEDTRLADEAFRHIEKNDFLSTLCYNPSFCWIICCALKVHFSAGECPPETLTHVLASFTTSLLLSKGEPAPRDLILRLGKMAVHGIRNGTGVVSKEEMATFDIQPCHTSPVLSTFLHTEGGALCRTASFVHPTIQEFLAACSFFLHPSVNMEELLEKPQEFLDVFLVGLSTPLVRKPLETILGEFEREPLQKTQNWLKQTTQQAMQAWDKDEHLRCFHLLYHSQSESLIREVFQKPVHINASYATLSLLDCTSIAYVVSSCGNVEKLQLMGTSLTEAMTSRLTLAFSCSEKIGLAQCRLPGESCAHLASALSSGKTKHLELTYNRDCLGDTGAKLLCAGLRDPNCKLHTLLLGSCGLSEQSGEDLASALSAASSELRELELRGNALQDQGVIRLSAGLSSPNCKLQSLSLDHCELTADFGEHLASALRSAHSAVRTLQLRNNELGDSGFQGLTAALQDPNCKLEQLFVNDCSLTTASCAGLARALRSQACRLTELDLSVNDLYDQGVAQLCGALKHRGCKLEKLRLARCELTSGCCEDLALVLRYRSSRLRELELGVNPLKDEGVKVLWGALKDHRCKLEHLGVELASLTDACVDELTAALRVNRSLKYIELKNNNLTDASIPEILKVFQDSPTLQKINVRYNNFSEEALMMLDECDREIEY; this is translated from the exons ATGCTGCACAAAGCTGCACTAAGGGACTGCAGCAAAACCCCCAGTGACCAATATAGCCTGGGGGAGCAGTCTCCCAGAGAGGTGGTCTGTGCCAACCAGTATATAGATCTAATGGTCCTGTCACAGGACTCCCCAACCGAACTGGGCACACTTGCCACTGGGAAAGCACACTTAGAGTTTAAGAAGGATGAGGAGAACATGGAGCTGGATTCGGTTGGTGTGGAGCATTTCTTCAGCAAGGATTTGGAGCAACAACACAACCCCAAGATTGTAGTGGCTGTTGGTGTGGCAGGAGTAGGCAAAACCACAGTTGTTCAAAAACTGACTTATGACTGGGCTTCTGGGAGGCATTATGGCAGCTTTGCTTTTGTGTTCCCCTTCGAGTTCCGGAAGCTTAACCTGATCGAGGAAGAGATGTCCCTCGCCACCCTCGTGATAAAGCAGCACGCGCACCTTGTCCAGGACGCTGTCAGGGAGGCCCTGCAGAGCCCCGAATCAGTATTGTTCCTATTGGACGGCCTGGACCAGTACCATCACGGGCTGGATTTCACAAAGACGCAGCTCTGCTCGGACCCAGAGAAGGTCATTCCCATGCCCCAGTTGGTCGCCAGCCTGATGTCTGGAATACTACTGAAAGGAAGTTCGGTTCTCGTCACCACTAGACCGACAGCCGCCCTGGTGTCTTTGAGGGAGGTCCAGGTTGATCGGTATCTTGAGATCTTTGGTTTCCACAATCATCACAGGAAGGCCTACTTTGACCGGTTCTTTGAGGACACTAGACTTGCAGACGAAGCTTTTCGGCACATAGAGAAGAATGACTTCCTCTCCACCTTGTGCTACAACCCCTCCTTCTGCTGGATCATCTGCTGTGCGCTGAAGGTGCATTTCAGTGCAGGAGAATGCCCTCCAGAGACTTTGACCCATGTGCTGGCCAGCTTCACCACCAGCCTCCTCCTGTCCAAGGGAGAACCTGCACCAAGGGATCTCATCCTCAGACTGGGGAAGATGGCTGTACATGGGATACGCAACGGGACAGGAGTAGTCTCGAAGGAGGAGATGGCCACCTTTGATATCCAGCCGTGTCACACCTCTCCGGTCCTTTCAACTTTCTTACACACAGAAGGAGGCGCTCTGTGCCGAACAGCATCATTTGTCCACCCTACGATACAGGAGTTCTTGGCCGCTTGCTCATTTTTTCTCCATCCATCTGTGAATATGGAAGAGCTGCTAGAAAAGCCACAGGAATTTCTCGACGTCTTCCTGGTAGGTCTTTCCACGCCTCTGGTGAGGAAGCCACTGGAGACAATCCTGGGAGAGTTTGAGCGCGAGCCACTCCAGAAGACCCAGAATTGGCTCAAGCAGACAACCCAGCAAGCAATGCAGGCCTGGGACAAGGATGAGCATCTCCGCTGCTTCCACCTGCTGTACCATAGCCAAAGCGAGAGTTTAATCAGAGAGGTATTTCAAAAGCCAGTCCACATAAACGCTTCATATGCCACGCTGAGCCTTCTGGACTGCACTAGCATTGCGTACGTCGTGAGCAGCTGCGGCAATGTGGAAAAACTGCAGCTAATGGGTACCAGCCTGACGGAGGCCATGACCAGTCGGCTCACGCTGGCATTCAGCTGCTCCGAGAAAATCGG GCTGGCGCAATGCCGTCTGCCAGGGGAGTCCTGCGCCCACCTGGCCTCAGCCCTCAGCAGCGGAAAGACCAAGCACCTGGAACTGACGTACAACAGGGACTGCCTGGGGGACACTGGGGCCAAGCTACTGTGTGCAGGACTGAGGGATCCCAACTGCAAGTTACACACACTGCT GCTGGGCAGCTGTGGCCTGTCAGAGCAGAGCGGTGAGGACCTGGCCTCTGCCCTCAGCGCCGCCTCCTCCGAGCTGCGAGAGCTGGAGCTAAGGGGCAACGcactgcaggaccagggggtcATACGGCTCAGCGCAGGACTCAGTAGCCCCAACTGCAAACTCCAGTCCCTCAG TCTGGACCACTGTGAGCTGACAGCAGACTTTGGAGAGCACCTGGCGTCAGCCCTGCGTTCAGCCCACTCGGCTGTGAGAACACTGCAGCTCAGGAACAACGAGCTGGGGGACAGCGGCTTTCAGGGGCTCACTGCGGCGCTGCAGGATCCCAACTGCAAGCTGGAGCAACTATT TGTGAACGACTGCTCACTGACGACGGCGTCCTGCGCGGGGCTGGCCAGGGCCTTGCGCTCACAGGCATGCCGGCTGACAGAGTTGGACCTGTCTGTCAACGATCTGTACGACCAGGGGGTGGCCCAGCTCTGTGGCGCACTCAAACACCGCGGTTGCAAACTGGAAAAGCTCAG GCTCGCCCGGTGTGAGCTGACCAGTGGCTGCTGTGAGGACCTGGCTTTGGTGCTGCGCTACAGGAGCTCCAGGCTGAGGGAACTGGAGCTCGGCGTGAACCCACTGAAGGATGAGGGAGTGAAGGTGCTGTGGGGGGCTCTGAAGGACCACCGATGCAAACTGGAGCACCTCGG CGTGGAGCTGGCCAGCCTGACCGATGCCTGCGTTGACGAGCTGACCGCCGCCCTGCGGGTGAACCGCTCTCTGAAGTACATCGAGCTGAAGAACAACAACCTGACGGACGCCTCCATCCCCGAGATCCTCAAGGTGTTCCAGGACAGCCCCACGCTCCAGAAAATCAA TGTACGCTACAACAACTTCAGCGAAGAGGCTCTGATGATGCTGGACGAATGCGACCGAGAGATTGAATACTGA
- the cox14 gene encoding cytochrome c oxidase assembly protein COX14 homolog has translation MVLGKRLADVGYRVFSGSMMVLTVYAGYLCAHRGYRYMQRQKELKLAAETQSEETLKD, from the coding sequence ATGGTCCTGGGAAAGCGCCTGGCAGACGTGGGATACCGGGTCTTCTCCGGCTCCATGATGGTGCTCACGGTTTACGCCGGATACCTGTGCGCCCATCGCGGGTACCGCTACATGCAGCGGCAGAAAGAGCTCAAACTGGCTGCAGAAACCCAATCAGAAGAGACCCTGAAAGACTGA
- the bcdin3d gene encoding pre-miRNA 5'-monophosphate methyltransferase: MAASIGEGAADDPGAAPYGNFINYYDFNPPENRLSLIPATLLQDLGYSAAASGPILTLDVGCNSGDLSVALYRHLIGHMEGAGDPQLYMLGCDLDEVLIQRAQQANPFPQTVNFISLDITQEQACRAQLGGYLSRFGRCSFDLGSCLAVTMWVHLNHGDQALLDLLSRLATLCRHLLLEAQPWKCYRSAARRFRKLGRRDFEHFKDLGIRGDMAVQATKHLEQSCGMELVRSLGSTAWDRRLLLFRRRPAGGEDGISSTEGGGSS; this comes from the exons ATGGCCGCCTCCATAGGTGAGGGAGCGGCGGATGATCCAGGAGCGGCTCCTTACGGGAATTTTATAAACTATTATGATTTCAACCCTCCGGAGAACCGCTTGAGCCTCATACCGGCCACACTGCTCCAGGATCTGGGCTACAGCGCCGCAGCCAGCGGGCCCATATTGACGCTCGACGTGGGATGCAATTCCGGG GATTTAAGTGTGGCACTGTACAGGCACCTAATTGGGCACATGGAGGGCGCCGGGGACCCTCAGCTGTACATGCTGGGCTGTGACCTGGACGAGGTGCTGATCCAGAGAGCACAGCAGGCTAACCCCTTCCCCCAGACTGTGAACTTCATCTCCCTTGACATCACCCAGGAGCAGGCCTGCCGCGCCCAGCTGGGGGGATACCTGAGCCGCTTCGGGCGTTGCTCCTTCGACCTCGGCTCCTGCCTGGCGGTGACCATGTGGGTGCACCTGAATCACGGCGATCAGGCCCTGCTCGACCTGCTCTCCCGGCTGGCCACTCTCTGCCGCCACCTGCTGCTGGAGGCCCAGCCCTGGAAGTGCTACAGGTCGGCCGCGCGGCGCTTCCGCAAGCTGGGCCGCAGGGACTTCGAGCATTTCAAGGATTTGGGGATCCGCGGGGACATGGCAGTACAGGCCACAAAACACCTGGAGCAGAGCTGTGGCATGGAGCTGGTCCGCAGCCTAGGCAGCACGGCCTGGGACCGGAGACTGCTGCTGTTCAGGAGGCGCCCTGCAGGGGGAGAGGATGGAATCTCATCTACTGAGGGTGGCGGTTCTTCGTAA